The following DNA comes from Picosynechococcus sp. PCC 7003.
CAATAGCTTTAATCCTTGACCTTCCGCGGTGTTGGCGGCAGTTACCACTACGGCCATCAAAATGCCCAAGCTATCCACCATGATGTGTCGTTTGCGACCTTTAACTTTCTTATTTCCATCAACTCCAACATCCTGATGAATCATTGTTGCTGTATCCACCGATTGAGAATCCACCACCCCATAGCTCGGTGAGGAGGGTGGTCATGACCTGTGGTGCGTTCCCACTGATGGAGAGTTTGGTTAATACGTTCGAGGGTGCCATCGTCACGCCATTGGCGGAAGTAGTGATAGACGGTTTGCCATTTGGGGAAATCATGGGGCAGTAAGCGCCAGGCGATACCACCCATGAGGATATAGAGGAGAGCATTAACGACTTGACGCAGGTCAGTGGAGCGGGGACGACCACCCGATTTAGCTGAGGGAAGTAGGGGTTTAAGGAGAGACCATTGGTCATCGGTGAGGTCTGTCGGATAGGATGTAGACATGATTTTTGAGATTAGAGATTTATGTACTTCTACAGGCTAAATCTCTATTTTTTTATCCGCCATACCCTTCTCAGACATCCTCTAAACGTAAACGATCAATAATTAAGACCGCTGTCAACACCTGTAGAAGGAAATTTGAGCGGTCTTTAGGCTTGTGGGATTCGTTTTTAGCGGGGCGCAACCAAACGCACTTTTTGAACCGCCGGGAGTAGTAAACCAGATTGGGGTTGCGGTGTTGGCGTGACAATGCTGCCGGGTAAGCAGGGGCCGAGCTGGAAATTTACTTCTTGGGGACGGGGTTGCCAACCTTCAGGGCAGGTCAGGGGCTGCGGTTGGGCCTGGTGGGGGCTTGGTAAAGGGCTCGCAATGGTGCCGGGAAGACAAGCGCCCAATTGGAAATTAACTTCCTGGGGACGGGGGAGCCAGCCAGTCGGGCAACCACTAGGGGGCGGCGGCGCCGCATTTGCACTAAAGCCACTTCCCATCAGAATCATTGTGCCGAGCATTAAACTTTTACCAATGGTGCGTTGTGTGATTTTCATTGATTTGTTCTCCGAAGGATATTTTTCATTTCATGGTGCTATGTAGTGGCCGGGCAGTAGACCCTATGCACTTGGCGATCGCCTAACCCACAACCACAGAGGAGAACAAAAAAACTTTGTTGACTTTTGTCCTAGAATTTCAAGGCCTGGGCTGTTTTGACCAGTTGGATAAATTCACTGCGGTAGCCTTCGGGATCTGCCCCTTTGCTGCCCTGGGCGAGTTCTAAAACTTGATCAAAGGAACTTTCGCCGCGATAGGGGGAGTCCCGCAACAGCATCCCAAATTCCGCCACTGCTGCCGCAAACCGGAAATCGGGAGAGGCTTGATCTAAGGGTTTACCGTCATTGGCGATCGCCTGGGTGATCAGTTCTGAATTATCCCCAGTGGGGGGCTTGTAGCGGAGCTTTAGTTGCAGCAATTCCCCCGCAAAATTTCCCGAATTGGGTTGTGTTTCTTGGTATTTCAAATCATCCACGGTCGGCAGCTCAACGGGCGAATCAACACCCACCGGTACAATTTCATAGAGGGCCGTCACTGTATGACCAGCGCCCAGTTCCCCCGCATCTTTCGTGTCGTCGTTAAAATCCTGGGCTGCCAACAGGCGATTTTCGTAACCTAACAATCGGTAAGCTTGCACCTGGGCCGGATTAAATTCCACCTGAATTTTCACATCCTTCGCCAAAGTTAAAAGCGTACCGCCCATTTCTGTTACCAATACTTTTTTCGCTTCGAGGATGTTGTCGATGTAGGCATAATTTCCATTACCGTTATTAGCCAGTTGCTCCATCTTGGCATCCTTGAGATTGCCTGTACCAAAGCCCAACACCGTTAGAAAAATATCCTGTTCCCGCTTTTGTTCGATCAGACGAATCAACTCTGCATCGCTGGACATGCCCACATTAAAATCACCATCGGTGGCCAGGATAATCCGGTTATTGCCATTGTCGAGGAAATTTTCCGCCGCCTCTTGGTAGGCCAGTTCAATGCCTTCACCACCCGCCGTGGAGCCACCTGCCTCTAAATTATCTAAAGCCGCGAGAATGGTCTCTTTTTCGGCCCCGGACGTAGAGGGCAAGACTAAACCCGCTGCCCCGGCATACACCACAATGGAAACGCGGTCCTCCGGGCGCAACTCGTTCACCAATAATCGAAAAGCTGACTTGAGGAGGGGGAGTTTATCAGGATCATTCATCGACCCCGACACGTCAAAGAGAAACACCAAATTGCTGGGGGGGAGGGCTTCATTTTCAATTTCTTTCCCTTTAATGCCAATACGGAGGAGTTGGTGCTGGGGTTGCCAAGGGGCTTGGGAGAGTTCAGTGTTAATGGCGAAGGGTTGATTGTCTGGAGCGGGATAGTCGTAGGTGAAATAGTTAATCATCTCCTCCAGGCGCACCGCATCGGCGGGGGGGAGTTGACCATCATCTAAAAAGCGGCGCACATTACTATAGGCGCCGGAGTCTACATCCAGAGCAAAGGTCGAAAGGGGTTCGGTGCGCACCAGTTGGAAAGGATTATCACGGATGAGGTTGTAGTCCTCTTGGGATAAATCTGGAACTTCTTGAGGAATTTCGCCATCGAAGGGAGGACTCGTAGGGGGCATCGCTTCTGTTTCGGTAATCTGGGGCGCTGTGGCGCTATCCATACCCGTTTCTAAATTCCTCTGGGAGGCCATCTGACAACCGGCGAGAATTTGTCCCCCTAACAAACAACCACTAAGCAGTAATGTGAGGGAACGCTGGGAAAACGGTTTACAGGATGATGAAGTGGCCATGGGCTGACCTCCAGGAGAAGAATTACCTTCAACCTAACACCGTCTCAAGGGGCGATCGCCTAGGTTCAAAAAACTGTAACGACAGGACTCAATGGGGATTGAATTCTCTGGGCAATCGTGGGTTAGAATGAAACACGCTCAACGCCAGTGCTTACCATGTCCCTCAGTCTTTACAACACCCTCCACCGCCGTTCTGAACCCTTTGAACCCCTCGAAAATAATCGGGTGCGGATGTACTGCTGTGGGATTACGGTGTATGACTATTGCCATCTGGGTCACGCACGAACCTGTTTGATTTGGGATGTGGTGCGACGTTACTTGCAATGGTCGGGCTACGAGGTGCATTACATCCAAAATTTCACCGACATTGACGACAAAATTCTCAATCGGGCGCGGGCGGAAAAAAGTTCCATGGGGGCGATCGCCGAAAAATTCATCGAAGCCTATTTCGAGGATATGGAAGCGCTCCACATTCAACCCGCCGA
Coding sequences within:
- a CDS encoding VWA domain-containing protein codes for the protein MATSSSCKPFSQRSLTLLLSGCLLGGQILAGCQMASQRNLETGMDSATAPQITETEAMPPTSPPFDGEIPQEVPDLSQEDYNLIRDNPFQLVRTEPLSTFALDVDSGAYSNVRRFLDDGQLPPADAVRLEEMINYFTYDYPAPDNQPFAINTELSQAPWQPQHQLLRIGIKGKEIENEALPPSNLVFLFDVSGSMNDPDKLPLLKSAFRLLVNELRPEDRVSIVVYAGAAGLVLPSTSGAEKETILAALDNLEAGGSTAGGEGIELAYQEAAENFLDNGNNRIILATDGDFNVGMSSDAELIRLIEQKREQDIFLTVLGFGTGNLKDAKMEQLANNGNGNYAYIDNILEAKKVLVTEMGGTLLTLAKDVKIQVEFNPAQVQAYRLLGYENRLLAAQDFNDDTKDAGELGAGHTVTALYEIVPVGVDSPVELPTVDDLKYQETQPNSGNFAGELLQLKLRYKPPTGDNSELITQAIANDGKPLDQASPDFRFAAAVAEFGMLLRDSPYRGESSFDQVLELAQGSKGADPEGYRSEFIQLVKTAQALKF
- a CDS encoding IS5 family transposase (programmed frameshift) — translated: MSTSYPTDLTDDQWSLLKPLLPSAKSGGRPRSTDLRQVVNALLYILMGGIAWRLLPHDFPKWQTVYHYFRQWRDDGTLERINQTLHQWERTTGHDHPSPSYGVVDSQSVDTATMIHQDVGVDGNKKVKGRKRHIMVDSLGILMAVVVTAANTAEGQGLKLLLARIQRMGLNLECFYLLYVDGGYHGESLVRWVMDKFGWILEKVLRPEECKGFTALPRRWVVERTFGWFYWCRRLSRDYECNTRSAEAWIYLASIRILLRRLA